One window from the genome of Acidobacteriota bacterium encodes:
- the amrS gene encoding AmmeMemoRadiSam system radical SAM enzyme → MLALSDVLAARTREGELYETYDGTWVRCFACGHVCPIPDGAQGVCKVRFNDGGRLRVPWGYVAGAQCDPIEKKPFFHVEPGSLAYSFGMLGCDLHCAYCQNWVTSQVLRDPDAGSRITDVTPDALVREAVRARARAVISTYNEPLITSEWAVAVFREARQSGLLTGFVSNGNGTPQVLAYLAPWIDLFKVDLKGFDDKAYRKLGGRLQPVTETIRALHQMGKWVEVVTLVVPGLNDSDHELTALSAFIASVSPDIPWHVTSFHANYRMTDARSTTPAMLAKAADIGRRAGLRFVYAGNLPGLVGRLEDTMCPACDTLLVERAGYQIRQNRLAGHGTCPSCGTVIPGRWFKH, encoded by the coding sequence ATGCTTGCGCTCTCCGACGTCCTGGCGGCACGCACGCGCGAAGGCGAGTTGTACGAGACCTACGACGGCACATGGGTCCGCTGCTTCGCGTGCGGGCACGTCTGCCCGATTCCGGATGGCGCACAGGGCGTCTGCAAGGTGCGCTTCAACGACGGCGGCCGCTTGAGAGTGCCGTGGGGCTACGTCGCGGGCGCGCAGTGCGATCCGATTGAGAAGAAACCGTTCTTCCACGTCGAGCCGGGATCGCTCGCCTACAGCTTCGGCATGCTGGGATGCGACCTGCACTGCGCGTACTGTCAGAACTGGGTCACGTCGCAGGTGCTCCGCGATCCGGACGCGGGCTCACGGATCACCGACGTCACCCCTGACGCCCTTGTACGAGAGGCTGTCCGCGCCCGCGCCCGAGCGGTCATCAGCACCTACAATGAGCCCCTCATCACCAGCGAGTGGGCCGTCGCCGTGTTCCGCGAGGCGCGGCAATCGGGTCTGCTGACCGGATTCGTGTCGAACGGCAATGGCACGCCGCAGGTCCTCGCGTACCTGGCGCCCTGGATCGATCTGTTCAAGGTCGACCTCAAGGGCTTCGACGACAAGGCCTACCGGAAGCTCGGTGGACGCCTGCAGCCGGTCACCGAGACGATCCGGGCGTTGCACCAGATGGGCAAATGGGTCGAAGTGGTCACGCTGGTCGTGCCCGGCCTCAACGATTCGGATCACGAGCTGACAGCCCTCTCCGCGTTCATCGCGAGCGTGTCGCCTGACATCCCGTGGCACGTCACGTCGTTTCACGCCAACTATCGCATGACCGACGCTCGCAGTACGACGCCGGCCATGCTGGCGAAGGCCGCGGACATCGGACGGAGGGCGGGTCTACGGTTTGTCTACGCGGGAAACCTGCCGGGTCTGGTCGGCCGCCTCGAAGACACCATGTGCCCAGCGTGCGACACGCTGCTGGTCGAGCGAGCGGGCTACCAGATTCGCCAGAACCGCCTCGCCGGACATGGAACGTGCCCGTCGTGCGGGACCGTCATTCCGGGTCGCTGGTTCAAGCACTGA